TCGTGCACGATGCAGTCGTGTCGTTCGGAAAGGCCGTACCCGGCCCGTTGGGAACGTTGGGGCCGAACGGATCGGTGTTCGTCACAGCGACGCTACACGTCGACTCGGGAGTCCCCGGGACCTGCACGGCACCCGCGCAGCGATCGGCCCGGGTGTCGTTGCATGTGAAAAGGCGAGGGCTGCCCGCGATCTGCGTGGGAGTGCTTCCACCCCACGTAACGCAAAGGGCGCTGTTCGCCAGGCCGTCGCCGTCGGTGTCGAAGAGTGCGCACCCGTCCGCCGTGTTGTTCCCCGATATCGTGACGATGTCCCAGTTCCAGGTGACGGCGATCGTATTCGGCAGTCCGGCGGTATCGACCGTGTGCCGCGTGAGGTCTTTCTGGCCGGGTCCGTCATTGTCGTTGGCCCCGCCCTCGTCGATGAAGACGATCGGTGCCGCCAGCACCGGGAGCGGAGCGAAGGTCGCTCCCACCAAGGCGACGAGCAAGACGGCGACGAGACGTGCGATCAGCTTGCGAGAGTGCATGGCCATTCCTCCGTTTCGCGCCGGACGGCTCGACGCCCGTCCCCCAAGGCCCCTGATTCCCGAGCGCGTCCCCAACGTCGCTCGGCAAAATGAAATGATGAGTACCGTAGGTGAGTATTGAGCACGCCCGACCAAAGTGGGAGTGTTCGGCGGCGGAGCAAACGACTACATATCAGCCCAGGCGGCAGCCGCAGCAGGCCGATTTGTTCTGTTTGGCGAGAGCGCGCTTAGGACACCGGTCGCGACCGGGCAGGGCTCAGGTCTCGCTCGACTCGTTCTCCTCGGGTAGGTCGATGAGGCCGAGCCGCAGGGCGGCGGTGATCGCGCCCGAACGGTTCTGTACTTGTAATTTCTCGAAGATGCTCGATAGGTACGCCTTCACGGTGCGCTCACTGACGAAGAGGCGCTCGGCGATCTGCTTGTTCGCAAGGCCTCGCGCAAGGAGACGCAAGACCTGCAGTTGCCGCTGCGTGAAGGTTTGTGCGGCGAACGCGGTCGGCTCGGAAACGACGGTGTTCTCCTCGGTTATCAGCGAGGGATCCTCGTACATCGCCCGGCTCGAGCCGAGCACGATGGTATCGCCATGGTGAAGTTGACGGATCTGATGGAGGCGTTCGTTGTTGACGTAGCTGCCGTTGTGACTGCCGAGGTCCTCGAGCAAGATCACGTCGCCGCGGCGCATGAAGATCGCGTGCAGCCGCGAGACCAGCGGGTCCTCCAGCGTCAGGTCGTTCTGCGCCGCGCGCCCGACGGTCAGCTCGTCCGAGTTCAGCTCGACGCGGCGCCCGGCGATGGGGCCGTGCATGAAGATCAGCGTTGGTGCGGCCATCTCACAACGCTCCCCGTCCCATCTCCCTGACCCGGTCGATCAAGCCCCGCCAATCCTTGCGGTGGCGCACCGCCGCACCGAGCCGCCCGGCGATGCCGGGAGCGTACAGCGTTTCCAATATCCCAGTGAAGCCGGCTCGCAAACGCTCGTCGTAGGGATGCCACCACGGCGCGGTGAAGCGTCCGGCGTCGACGGAGATCATGCGCATCTGCGTGGTCTCGTAGAAGCCGTGCTTCGAGTGTGTGACGCCCACGCCCGACTTCTTCACGCCTCCCCACGGCAGCTGTGCGGCCGCGTGCGAGTACATGTGATCGTTGACCCAGATGCTTCCGGCTTCGAGGCGGCGGGCGAGTGAGACCGCGCGCGCCCGATCGCGCGACCAGACCGACGCGCCGAGCCCGTACTCGGAGTCGTTGGCGAGCGTCACCGCCTCGTTCTCGTCGGCGAACGGCATCATCGGGATCACGGGCCCGAAGGTCTCGTCGCGCATCAGCGGCATGGTGTGATCGACCTGCGTCACGACCGCGGGCGCGTACCACTTGCCCGGCATCCCGGGGTCGGCCGGGCCGCCGGTGTGTCGCTTCGCGCCGCGCACGAGGGCGTCCTCGACCTGCCCGTGCACGATGTCGTACTGCTCCGGGGCGGCGAACGGCCCGACCTGCGTCGCGGGATCGAGCGGGTCGCCGGGCGTGAGCTGTTCCGCCAGCGCGGTGATGCGGTCGAGGAACGGATCCCAGATCCGATCCGAGACGTACACGCGCTCGATGCCGGAGCACGTCTGGCCCGCGTTGGCCGCGCCGCCCCAGAGCACTCCCCGGGCCGCGCGGTCGAGGTCCGCGTCGGCGCAGACGATCGCCGCGTCCTTGCCGCCGAGCTCCAGGACGTACGGCTTGAGCATCGGCCCGCACACCGAAGCGACCTTGCGGCCGACCTCCACCGAGCCGGTGAAGAAGATCTTGCCGATGCCGGGGTGCTGGCACATCGCCTGCCCGATCTCGGCATCGCCGTGCGCAACGGTGAGCAGCCCGGCCGGCAGGCCGGCGGCGTCGAACGCCTTCTTGATCCACTCCCCCACCATGGGCGTGATCGGCGCCGGCTTGAGGATCACGGCGTTGCCTGCCGCCAGCGCGATCGCCACCTCGCCTGCCGGGATGGTGAACGGGTAGTTCCAGGGCGAGATGATCCCCACGACACCGATCGGCGGCCGCTCGAGATAGTGCTTCTTGGTCTTGTAGAAGAGCTGCGGGTCGTGGACGCGCTCGGGCTCCAGGATCTTGGCGGCATGACGTGCGACGTACGCGAAGGTGTCGACCACAGGGAGGACCTCCATGAGGTAGGCCTCCGTCAGCGGCTTTCCGTTCTCGCGGGCGATCAGCTCGGCGATCTGCGCGTGGTTGTAGCGGACGTAATCCGACGCTCGCTTGATCGCGAACCCGCGCTCCTTCGGCGTCAGGGACGCCCACCGGCGCTGGGCGCGGTGCGCCTCGGCGACGATCGCGTCGAGATCGGACGGCGGCGTGGGCATGACGCGGCCGATCTCTTCGAGCGTCGCCGGGTTCAGCGAGATGATCGGCTCGAGGGCCGCCGGCTTCGCCTTCGCACGCGGCATCTACGTACCCGTTCTCGAGTGGGCGATCTCGGCAAGGCGCTCGAAGACTTCGGGGTCGGTGGTGTTCTCACCGATCTTCCCGCCGTGATCGTTGCCGTGGTAGTCGCTGGAGCCGGTGCCGAGCAAACCCGTCTTCAGCGCGAGCGCGCGGAAGCGCTCCCGGGTCGGCGGATCGTGGTCGGGGTGATCGACCTCGATCCCGGCGAGCCCGAGCGGGATCAGCATGTCGAGGAACCGCTCTTGCTCCTCGGGCTTCTTCGGGTGCCAGACGGGATGAGCGAGAACGGCGACGCCGCCGGCCTCTCCGATCAGCTCGACGGCCGCCTCGGGGGTGAGCGCCTTCTTCTCGACGTACGCGCGGCCGCCTTCGAGGATCCAGTCCGTCGTGAACGCGTCGACCGTGCTCTTGATGACCCCGAGATCGACCATCGCTTGCGCCACGTGCGGCCGCACGATGGCCTCGCCCTTGGCGTTCGCGCGCACCTGCTCGAACGTCACCGGCACGCCGAGCGCGTTCAGCTTCTCGATCATGCCTTTGGCGCGCCATTCTCGATCGTCGAGGATCGCCGATAGCTCCTCCATGAGTCGCGGGTGCTTCGGATCCATGAAGTAGCCCAACACGTGCACCGAGCCGCCCTGCCAGACGGCCGAGATCTCGCAGCCGTCGTACACGGTGAGCCCAAGGGCCTCACCGGCCTCGCGCGCGGCGCCGAGGCCGGCCATCGAATCGTGGTCGGTCAGCGCGATCGCGTCGAGCCCCGCCTCGCGCGCGATCCTCGCCACCTCCGCCGGCGGGAAGGCGCCGTCGGAGTTGTTCGAATGGACGTGAAGGTCGATGCGCATCAAGAGGTGAATGCGTTGACGCCGGTGAGGTGTCGTCCGAGCAGCAGCTTCTGCACTTGGCTGGTCCCTTCGTAGAGCGTGGTCACGCGGGCGTCGCGCAGGTATCTCCCGACCGGGAATTCGTCGATGTAGCCGTAGCCCCCATGCACCTGGATGGCCAGGTTCGCGCATTTCACCGCGGCCTCGCTGGCGACGTACTTTGCGATGGCCGCCTCGATGGTGTTCCGCGAGCCCTTGTCCTTGAGCGCGGCCGCGCGCCACACGAGGAGCCGCGCCGCCTCGACTTCGACGAGCATGTCGGCGAGCATCTCCTGGATCAGCTGGAAGCCGGCGATCGGCTTGCCGAACTGCTCCCGCTGCTTCGCGTACTCAACCGACGCGTCCAGGCACGCCTGCGCGATCCCAACGCAGCCTGCCGCGAGGCTCACGCGCCCTTGATCGAGGGCGCCCAACGCCACCTTCATCCCGCTTCCGACTTCCCCGAGCACCGCCGTCGCCGGCACGCGAACATCGGCATAGACCATCTCCGCGGTCGAGGCGGCTCGCAGGCCGAGCTTGCCTTTGATCTCGATCGCCTTCAGGCCAGGCGTGGGGACCGGCACCAAGAACGCGGTAACTCCCTTCGCCCCTTTCGACGGGTCTGCGTTGGCGAACGTGAGCGCAAGGCCGGCAACCGTGCCGTTGGTGATGAACATCTTTGTCCCGTTCAGCACGTAGTCGTCGCCGTCCCGCACGGCCGTCATCTGCGCCGAGCCCGGATCGGAGCCGGCGCCCGGCTCGGTCAGCGCGAAGCACCCGATCGCGTCGCCGGCGGAAAGCTTCGGGAGCCACACCTTCTTCTGGTCCTCGGTTCCCCACTTCGCGATCGCGGTCCCGACCAGCGAGCAGTTCACACTGAGGATCCCGCGGATCGATGAGTCGGCGCGCGCGATCTCCTCGATGACCAGGCAGTACGCGATCGAGTCGAGTCCCATCCCCCCGTACTCTTCCGGGATCGAGGCGCCCAGGAAGCCCAGCGGCTTCATCTTCTCGAGGACGGGCCAAGGGAACTCCTCCGACCGGTCGTAGTCGCGCGCCACCGGCGCGATCTCGCGTTCGGCGAAGTCGCGCGCGGTCTTGCGGATGAGCTCTTGCTCGGGCGTGAGGTCGAAGTCCACGTTCTCGCCTCCGGGCTCGCGGGCCCACCGAGCGTACCATCAGCCGCTTCGCTCTTCGCCGTCGCATCGCTGCGCAGCGCGGGGTCTTGGCCCGGGCCACGGCGGACGGTAGGCTCCACCGCCGCATGGGGGCTGAGTCAGGGATCAAGGAGCTGGTCGAGCGCGCTCTCGATGCCGCCGCATCCGCCGGGGCGGGCTACGCAGACGCGCGCTTCCTGAACGAAGAGTGGGAAGCCATCGACGTTCGGGACGACCGTGTCCAAGGCGTCGACCGCGGCACTACCGCCGGGATCGGCATTCGCGTGCTGGTCGACGGCGCCTGGGGATTCGCCGGCAGCGCTCGCCTCGATCCCTCGTCGATCGACCGGGCGGCCGCCCTGGCCGTCGAGATCGCCCGATCGTCGCAGGCGGTCAAGGGGCCGGCGGTCCGCCTCGCGGACGAGCCCCCCCAGAGGGCGTCGTGGACGACCGCGATCGAGGAGGATCCGTTCGCGGTCCCACTCGAGGACAAGATCGCGTTGCTGCTCGACGCGGCTGGCCGCATGAAGATGGTTCCCGGCCTCGGGATCGCGGAGGCGTCCATCGACCTATGGCGCCGATCCTCCTTCCTGGCGACGAGCGAAGGCACACGCATCGATCAGACGCTGACCCAGTCGGGAGCCGGGATCCGTGGGGGGGGGGGGGGCGAGCGCGAGGTTCAGCAGCGCTCGTATCCCAACTCCTTCCGAGGGCACTTCGCGTGCATGGGCTACGAGCACATCCGCGCGATGGACCTGACCGGCAACGCACAGCGCATCGCCGAGGAAGCCGTCGCGCTGCTGAAGGCGCCGGAGCTGCCGTCGATGGAGACGACGCTCATCCTCGACGGTCCGCAGCTCGCGTTGCAGGTGCACGAGTCCATCGGTCATCCGATCGAGCTCGATCGGGTGCTCGGCATGGAAGCCGCGTACGCCGGCACCTCGTTCCTCGCGCCGCCGGACCGGGGGAACCTCCGGTACGGCTCGCAGGTGATCGACATCACGGCCGATGCAACCACACCGGGAGCACTCGGCTCCTTCGGGTTCGACGACGAGGGCGTCGAGGCGCAGCGCTCCGAGGTGATCACCGAGGGCGTGTTCCGGCAGTTCCTGTCCTCGCGCGAAACCGCGCCGGAGATCGGCGAGGCGCGCTCGAACGGGACGATGCGTGCGTCCGGCTGGGACGTGATCCCGCTGATCCGCATGACGAACATCAATCTCGAGCCCGGCGACTCCTCGCTGGAAAAGATGATCGGCGAAACGGACGACGGCGTATTCATGTCGACGAACCAATCGTGGTCGATCGACGACAAGCGCGTGAACTTCCAATTCGGGTGTGAGATCGCGTGGGAGATCCGCAAGGGGAAGCGGCGACGGATGTTCC
The genomic region above belongs to Actinomycetota bacterium and contains:
- a CDS encoding LuxR C-terminal-related transcriptional regulator produces the protein MAAPTLIFMHGPIAGRRVELNSDELTVGRAAQNDLTLEDPLVSRLHAIFMRRGDVILLEDLGSHNGSYVNNERLHQIRQLHHGDTIVLGSSRAMYEDPSLITEENTVVSEPTAFAAQTFTQRQLQVLRLLARGLANKQIAERLFVSERTVKAYLSSIFEKLQVQNRSGAITAALRLGLIDLPEENESSET
- a CDS encoding aldehyde dehydrogenase family protein encodes the protein MPRAKAKPAALEPIISLNPATLEEIGRVMPTPPSDLDAIVAEAHRAQRRWASLTPKERGFAIKRASDYVRYNHAQIAELIARENGKPLTEAYLMEVLPVVDTFAYVARHAAKILEPERVHDPQLFYKTKKHYLERPPIGVVGIISPWNYPFTIPAGEVAIALAAGNAVILKPAPITPMVGEWIKKAFDAAGLPAGLLTVAHGDAEIGQAMCQHPGIGKIFFTGSVEVGRKVASVCGPMLKPYVLELGGKDAAIVCADADLDRAARGVLWGGAANAGQTCSGIERVYVSDRIWDPFLDRITALAEQLTPGDPLDPATQVGPFAAPEQYDIVHGQVEDALVRGAKRHTGGPADPGMPGKWYAPAVVTQVDHTMPLMRDETFGPVIPMMPFADENEAVTLANDSEYGLGASVWSRDRARAVSLARRLEAGSIWVNDHMYSHAAAQLPWGGVKKSGVGVTHSKHGFYETTQMRMISVDAGRFTAPWWHPYDERLRAGFTGILETLYAPGIAGRLGAAVRHRKDWRGLIDRVREMGRGAL
- a CDS encoding PHP domain-containing protein, with translation MRIDLHVHSNNSDGAFPPAEVARIAREAGLDAIALTDHDSMAGLGAAREAGEALGLTVYDGCEISAVWQGGSVHVLGYFMDPKHPRLMEELSAILDDREWRAKGMIEKLNALGVPVTFEQVRANAKGEAIVRPHVAQAMVDLGVIKSTVDAFTTDWILEGGRAYVEKKALTPEAAVELIGEAGGVAVLAHPVWHPKKPEEQERFLDMLIPLGLAGIEVDHPDHDPPTRERFRALALKTGLLGTGSSDYHGNDHGGKIGENTTDPEVFERLAEIAHSRTGT
- a CDS encoding acyl-CoA dehydrogenase family protein — its product is MDFDLTPEQELIRKTARDFAEREIAPVARDYDRSEEFPWPVLEKMKPLGFLGASIPEEYGGMGLDSIAYCLVIEEIARADSSIRGILSVNCSLVGTAIAKWGTEDQKKVWLPKLSAGDAIGCFALTEPGAGSDPGSAQMTAVRDGDDYVLNGTKMFITNGTVAGLALTFANADPSKGAKGVTAFLVPVPTPGLKAIEIKGKLGLRAASTAEMVYADVRVPATAVLGEVGSGMKVALGALDQGRVSLAAGCVGIAQACLDASVEYAKQREQFGKPIAGFQLIQEMLADMLVEVEAARLLVWRAAALKDKGSRNTIEAAIAKYVASEAAVKCANLAIQVHGGYGYIDEFPVGRYLRDARVTTLYEGTSQVQKLLLGRHLTGVNAFTS
- a CDS encoding TldD/PmbA family protein, whose product is MGAESGIKELVERALDAAASAGAGYADARFLNEEWEAIDVRDDRVQGVDRGTTAGIGIRVLVDGAWGFAGSARLDPSSIDRAAALAVEIARSSQAVKGPAVRLADEPPQRASWTTAIEEDPFAVPLEDKIALLLDAAGRMKMVPGLGIAEASIDLWRRSSFLATSEGTRIDQTLTQSGAGIRGGGGGEREVQQRSYPNSFRGHFACMGYEHIRAMDLTGNAQRIAEEAVALLKAPELPSMETTLILDGPQLALQVHESIGHPIELDRVLGMEAAYAGTSFLAPPDRGNLRYGSQVIDITADATTPGALGSFGFDDEGVEAQRSEVITEGVFRQFLSSRETAPEIGEARSNGTMRASGWDVIPLIRMTNINLEPGDSSLEKMIGETDDGVFMSTNQSWSIDDKRVNFQFGCEIAWEIRKGKRRRMFRNPNYAGKTVDFWSSCDAVAGRDEWAVWGTPNCGKGQPGQTARVAHGTAPARFRKVNVGVRG